GTCCCGGGTGCTGGTGATCGGGGGCGAGGGGCTGCGGGTGGCGCTGCGGGAACGCGGGCTGCTGCCGGTGGAGTCGGCGGACGACGAGCCGGTGGCGGTCGCGCAGGGGTTCGGCGGGCCCGATATGACCTGGAGCAGGTTCGCCGAGGCCGCCCACGCGGTCAACCGGGGGCTGCCGTGGTTCGCGTCCAACACGGACCTGACCATCCCGAGCGCCCGGGGCATCGCGCCCGGCAACGGGGCGGCCGTGGAAGTCGTCCGGATCGCGACGGGTGCCGAGCCGCAGGTCGCCGGGAAGCCGCTGCCGCCGATGCACCGGGAGACGGTGCTGCGGACCGGGGCGAAGCGGCCGCTGGTGGTCGGGGACCGGCTCGACACCGACATCGAGGGGGCGTTCAACGGCGGTGTCGACTCGCTGCTGGTGCTGACCGGGGTGGCTGACGCGTCGCAACTGGTGGCCGCGAAGCCGGAGCACCGGCCGACGTACGTGGACGCCGATCTGCGGGGACTGCTCACCGGGCAGCCCGAGGTGACTCCGGTCGGCGAGGGATTCGGCTGCGGGGGCTGGACGGCGTCCGTCCGGGGCGAGCAGCTCGTGCTGGAGGGCGACGGGGAGCCGCTCGACGGTCTGCGGGCCCTGTGCGGGGCGGCGTGGTCGCACGCCGGAGACGGGTCGTGCGGGCTGGACGCGGGCAAGGCCGTGGCCAGGCTCGGGCTGTAGCGGCACTGATCCGGTCGATGGCGCCGTTCCCGCGTCAGCCGAGGACGGCGAGGTCGAGCCGCCGCAGGCGTGCGGGGTCGGCGACCACGTCGTAGGCGGTGATCCGGTCGTCCTCGATGGTGAAGGTGAGCGCGAACAGCAGGCGGCCGCGCGGGGCCACGACGAGGCCCACCATGCCGTTGACCAGCGCCGGTTCGGCCAGTCGTGACCGGTGGGCGAGGACGGCCGTCCCCTCCGCGACGGCTCGAGCGCCGCGGGCCACGGCCGTGCCGCCCGGCGGCACCGCGACGGGGTCGGCCCGCCGCACCACATCGGGGGCCAGCACCGCGAGGACCGCGGTGAGGTCGCCGGCCCGCGCGGCGGCCAGGAACGCCGAGACGACCTGATGCTGCCGGGCCAGTTCGGCCGCCGGGACCGAGGGAGTGCCCCGCACCTTGTGACGTGCCCTGCTGGCGATCTTCTTCGTGGCGCCCGGCGTGCGGTCCACGACGGGCGCGATCTCGCTGAACGGCACGGCGAACATGTCGTGCAGCACGAACGCGACGCGCTCGACGGGGTCCAGTGTGTCCAGCACCACGAGCAGCGCGCGGCTCACCGAGTCGGCCAGCACCGCCTCGTCCTCCGGCGGACTGTCCAGGCCGGGCCTGGCGGCCTGGTCGAGAACGTCGTGCTCGGCCGGGTCCTCCCTGCGCGACCTGCGGGTACGCAGCATGTCGAGGCAGATGCGGGTCACCACGGTCCGCAGCCAGCCGGTGAGGTTGTCCACCTCTCCGGCGTCGACCCGGCACAGCCGCAGCCAGGCCTCCTGGACCGCGTCCTCGGCCTCGTCCAGCGAGCCGAGCATGCGGTGGGCCACCGCGCGCAGCAGACCGCGCTGTGCCTCGAAGTGTTCCGCCAGTGCCTCGCGCTCGTCCACCGGTCACCTTTCGCCGCGCTGTTCCGTCACCTCCCTGACGAACGCGACGCAACCGAAGTGACAGGAGAGCAGCCTTGACGTCCTTGCTGCATCTGGATTCCAGCGCCCATCGCTCCGAGGAGTCGGTCAGCAGGCAGCTGACCGCACTGTTCGCCCGTACCTGGCGGAGCGCGCACGGACCGGCCGGGTACCGGTACCGGGACCTCGCCGCGGACCCGGTGCCGCCGCTGGGCACCGCCTACTGCTCGCTCGGCCGGAGGGCGGAGCGGACCGGGCTCGTCCCGCCGGACGGAGTGGACGCGCTGATCGGGAGTGAGGCCGAGCGGCGGGAGTGGTCGTCCACCCGCCCGCTGATCGCCGAACTGCTGGAGGCGGACACGCTGCTGGTCGGCGCCCCGATGTACAACTACTCGGTCTCCGCCTCGCTGAAGGCGTGGATCGACCGGGTGGGCTTTCCCGGCGCTCTCACGGACCCGGAGACGGGTGACGGCCTGCTCCGGGGGACGAGAGTCGTGGTGATCAGCGCACGGGGCGGTGCCTACGGTCCGGGGACCCCTCGGGAGGGCTGGGACTTCCAGACGCCCTACCTGCGGGCCTACTTCGGTGAGAAGGGGGTGGCCCCGGAGGACCTCTGTTTCGTCGGTGCGGAGCTGACCATGGCCGGGCTGGTCCCGGGTCTGGCCCCCCTCCGCGCACTGGCGGAGAGCTCGCTGGCCGCGGCGCGGGCGGCCGTGATCGCGGCGGCGGTGTCCGGGGCGGGCCCGAGCAAGGGCCGGAGCACGGGCGTGGGAGGCCGGATCGAGGCCACAGGAGGGTAGGCTAACCTAACCGGCGTGTTCGTTGAGAGTCCCCCGGAACCGAGTGCAGGCCCGATAGCCGCACCGGACAAAGCCTCGCCCCCCAGGCGCCACGCGGTCAGAGCCGCAGGGCTCCTGGTGGCCGTGGCGCTCCTGGTGCTGGTGTGCCTGGCGAGTATCGGGATCGGCGCCAAGGCGCTGCCCCTCGCCGATGTCTGGCACGGCCTGTTCCACTACGCCGGGAGCAGCGACGACGTCCTGGTGCGGAAGGTGCGGATACCCAGGACCGTCCTCGGGCTGATCGTCGGCAGCGCTCTCGGCCTCGCCGGGGCGGTGATGCAGGCGCTGACCCGTAACCCGCTGGCCGAGCCGGGACTGCTGGGCGTCAACGCGGGAGCCTCCGCGGCGGTCGTCTCCGCCATCAGTTTCTTCGGCGTCACCTCGCTGACCGGGTACGTCTGGTTCGCCTTCGCCGGCGCCGCGACCGTGTCGGTGGCCGTGTACCTCCTCGGGGGCAGCCGGTCCGCGACCCCGGTACGGCTCGCGCTCGCCGGGACCGCGGTCACCGCGGCGCTGTACGGGTACGTCAACGCCGTACAGCTGCTGGACTCGGCGGCGCTGGACCGGCTGCGGTTCTGGACCGTCGGGTCGCTGGCCTCCGCGAACACCGAGACGGTCGGCAAGGTGTGGCCGTTCATCGCGGTCGGTGTCGTGCTCACCCTGCTCATCGCCCGCCCGCTCAACGCCCTGGAGATGGGCGACGACACCGCACGCGCCCTCGGCGCCCATCTGACCAGGACCCGGGTCCTGGCCATGCTCGCCGTCACCCTGCTGTGCGGGGCGGCGACCGCCGCCTGCGGC
This window of the Streptomyces sp. 840.1 genome carries:
- a CDS encoding FMN-dependent NADH-azoreductase; amino-acid sequence: MTSLLHLDSSAHRSEESVSRQLTALFARTWRSAHGPAGYRYRDLAADPVPPLGTAYCSLGRRAERTGLVPPDGVDALIGSEAERREWSSTRPLIAELLEADTLLVGAPMYNYSVSASLKAWIDRVGFPGALTDPETGDGLLRGTRVVVISARGGAYGPGTPREGWDFQTPYLRAYFGEKGVAPEDLCFVGAELTMAGLVPGLAPLRALAESSLAAARAAVIAAAVSGAGPSKGRSTGVGGRIEATGG
- a CDS encoding HAD-IIA family hydrolase; amino-acid sequence: MSQASRTRPSGISTALNEAYDTALLDLDGVVYAGGQAIDHAVEALGTAREGGMHLAYVTNNALRTPDAVAEHLTELGVPAEATDVITSAQAVARLIADQLPSGSRVLVIGGEGLRVALRERGLLPVESADDEPVAVAQGFGGPDMTWSRFAEAAHAVNRGLPWFASNTDLTIPSARGIAPGNGAAVEVVRIATGAEPQVAGKPLPPMHRETVLRTGAKRPLVVGDRLDTDIEGAFNGGVDSLLVLTGVADASQLVAAKPEHRPTYVDADLRGLLTGQPEVTPVGEGFGCGGWTASVRGEQLVLEGDGEPLDGLRALCGAAWSHAGDGSCGLDAGKAVARLGL
- a CDS encoding sigma-70 family RNA polymerase sigma factor, which translates into the protein MDEREALAEHFEAQRGLLRAVAHRMLGSLDEAEDAVQEAWLRLCRVDAGEVDNLTGWLRTVVTRICLDMLRTRRSRREDPAEHDVLDQAARPGLDSPPEDEAVLADSVSRALLVVLDTLDPVERVAFVLHDMFAVPFSEIAPVVDRTPGATKKIASRARHKVRGTPSVPAAELARQHQVVSAFLAAARAGDLTAVLAVLAPDVVRRADPVAVPPGGTAVARGARAVAEGTAVLAHRSRLAEPALVNGMVGLVVAPRGRLLFALTFTIEDDRITAYDVVADPARLRRLDLAVLG
- a CDS encoding iron ABC transporter permease — translated: MAVALLVLVCLASIGIGAKALPLADVWHGLFHYAGSSDDVLVRKVRIPRTVLGLIVGSALGLAGAVMQALTRNPLAEPGLLGVNAGASAAVVSAISFFGVTSLTGYVWFAFAGAATVSVAVYLLGGSRSATPVRLALAGTAVTAALYGYVNAVQLLDSAALDRLRFWTVGSLASANTETVGKVWPFIAVGVVLTLLIARPLNALEMGDDTARALGAHLTRTRVLAMLAVTLLCGAATAACGPIVFIGLMIPHLVRAITGPDMRWILPYAAVLSPVLLLGADVVGRIVARPSELQVGIVTALIGGPVFIHLVRRKRMSQL